Below is a window of Mycobacterium dioxanotrophicus DNA.
GTGAGCCCGAAGGTGTGCCACACCACGATGTCCTCGGCGTCGATGTTGCGGTCCTGCGCGACGTAGGTCGGCAGGCCGGCATCCCCGGGGTGCTGGTTGACGAACTGGCCTGCCGGATACCGTTCGGCCGGATCGTATTTCGTCACCCACAGGTGCTTGGTGGCGAATGCGGCGCGCTTGGCGATCGAGCTCGACGGGTCGGCCAGCAGGGTGGGCTGCCCCTCGGGATGCAGGGCGTAGCCGACGTTCTGGCCCAGCCGATTCTGCTTGGTCGGGTTGGTGATGTGCCACACCCGGGCCTTGAGGTTGTCGGCGGTGCGCATGCCCTCCAGCTCGTGGGTCAGCTTGGTCTTCTGTGGACGGAAAGCGTTGCCCCACGGGTTGTCCGGGCCCATCGGCACCGGGACGGCGTCGACTTCCTCGACCGTGTTGGTGAGCCCGTCGACCGCCATGTCCAGCCGTGCGGAGAACATGTGCTGGTGGAACGGCGCGCCCAGGCCGGGGGCCATCTCGGTGGAGAAACCGTCCGGGCCGCGGTAGGCCGACGCGAACACGATGCCGGTGGCCTTGGCTTCCAGCTGGATGGTGCCGTCGAGGTACAGGTACCAGTAGAAGCCGTAGTCGTAGTTGCCGATGGTGAGGAAGAAGGAGATCACCAGACGGCGGGACCGGCGGACCTCCGCCATACCGTTGAACATGTCGGTGTGCTTCCAGAGCACGCCGAAGTCCTCCTCGTGCAGGCAGATCGCGTTCTTCATCACCTTGGGATTGCCGTCCTCGTCGGCAATGGTGACGTCGAAGTACTTGATCTCGCCGAGGCAGTCACAGCCCAGCTCAAGGGAATTGGTGTACCGGCCGAACAGGTACTCGCCCTGGTCGAAGTAGTTCTGCCAGTACCGCACCGGGGACGGGTCGGCGTAGGGCACCACCATCTCGGCGATCGAGGCGCGGTATACCACCGGGCGCCCGTCGATCGACAG
It encodes the following:
- a CDS encoding primary-amine oxidase, which produces MTATIEPQVTTVPDHPLTPLSADEIRAARRIVDEAGLLGESVRFVFVALEEPHKRDVLSFHPGDHLDRKARVLLLDRATGLGFDLVVSVTEGRVVSRLSIDSTADGHVPILDQEFEDIESFLLDCPEWIEAMTKRKLNPTDVRAVPLSAGVFGHEDEVGRRIVRVLAFYQYDKADLPWAHPIDGVVAYVDLTGRKVVKVIDEVELPLPTERGEWDAAPHAVPARTDLKPIEITQPEGASFSVDGNQITWADWSFRFGFDVREGLTLHQLSIDGRPVVYRASIAEMVVPYADPSPVRYWQNYFDQGEYLFGRYTNSLELGCDCLGEIKYFDVTIADEDGNPKVMKNAICLHEEDFGVLWKHTDMFNGMAEVRRSRRLVISFFLTIGNYDYGFYWYLYLDGTIQLEAKATGIVFASAYRGPDGFSTEMAPGLGAPFHQHMFSARLDMAVDGLTNTVEEVDAVPVPMGPDNPWGNAFRPQKTKLTHELEGMRTADNLKARVWHITNPTKQNRLGQNVGYALHPEGQPTLLADPSSSIAKRAAFATKHLWVTKYDPAERYPAGQFVNQHPGDAGLPTYVAQDRNIDAEDIVVWHTFGLTHFPRPEDWPVMPVDYAGFKLKPVSFFDQNPALNVPVVPSSRSSHCCED